The Tamandua tetradactyla isolate mTamTet1 chromosome 8, mTamTet1.pri, whole genome shotgun sequence genome includes a window with the following:
- the RBMXL2 gene encoding RNA-binding motif protein, X-linked-like-2, with protein MVEADRPGKLFIGGLNLETDEKALEAAFGKYGRIIEVLLMKDRETTKSRGFAFVTFESPADAKAAVRDMNGKSLDGKAIKVAQATKPAFDSGRRGPPPPRSRGRLRGLRGVRGGGGGPRRPPSRGGPADDGGYTGDFDLRPSRAPMPMKRGPPPRRAGPPPKRAAPSGPARSGGGGMRGRPPAARGRDGYAGPPRREPPPPRRDPYLCPREEGYSPRDGYSNRDYPSARDLRDFAPSPREYTYRDYGHSSARDDCPSRGYGDRDGYGARDRDYTDHPSGGYRDPFDSYGEPRSAAPTRGPPPSYGGSGRYEEYRGCSPDAYGGVRDSYASGRSDRYSRARDRVGRPDRGLPPSMERGCPPPRDSYNRSGRRVPRGGGRLGSRSERGGGRSRY; from the coding sequence ATGGTTGAAGCAGATCGCCCAGGAAAGCTTTTCATCGGTGGGCTCAATCTCGAAACCGACGAGAAAGCCCTCGAGGCCGCGTTTGGCAAGTATGGCCGCATCATCGAGGTACTCTTGATGAAAGACCGAGAAACCACCAAGTCGAGGGGCTTCGCGTTCGTCACCTTCGAAAGTCCCGCAGACGCCAAGGCCGCCGTCCGAGATATGAACGGCAAGTCCCTGGATGGTAAGGCCATCAAGGTGGCCCAAGCCACCAAACCGGCATTTGATAGCGGCCGGCGGGGCCCGCCGCCGCCCCGCAGCCGCGGCCGCCTGAGGGGGCTACGGGGGGTCCGGGGAGGCGGCGGCGGTCCGCGGAGACCCCCTTCCCGGGGCGGGCCGGCAGACGACGGCGGCTACACGGGGGATTTCGACCTGAGGCCCTCCCGGGCCCCGATGCCCATGAAGCGCGGGCCGCCGCCGCGCAGGGCGGGGCCGCCGCCCAAGAGGGCCGCGCCGTCGGGCCCGGCTCGCAGCGGCGGCGGTGGAATGCGCGGGCGGCCTCCGGCCGCACGTGGGAGAGATGGCTATGCTGGCCCGCCGCGCCGAGAGCCGCCGCCCCCTCGCCGGGACCCCTACCTGTGCCCCCGGGAGGAGGGCTACTCGCCCAGAGACGGCTACTCGAACCGAGACTACCCAAGCGCCCGCGACCTCAGGGACTTCGCGCCCTCGCCTAGAGAGTACACCTACCGCGACTACGGCCACTCCAGTGCCCGAGACGACTGTCCGTCGAGAGGCTACGGCGATCGAGATGGCTACGGGGCCCGGGACCGCGACTATACTGATCATCCGAGCGGAGGTTACCGAGACCCTTTCGACAGCTACGGGGAGCCGCGCAGCGCCGCCCCCACCCGGGGGCCGCCGCCATCTTACGGCGGGAGCGGCCGCTATGAAGAGTACCGGGGCTGCTCGCCAGACGCCTACGGCGGCGTCCGCGACAGTTATGCGAGCGGCAGGAGCGACCGCTACTCCAGGGCCCGCGACCGGGTAGGCAGACCAGATCGCGGGCTCCCCCCGTCCATGGAAAGAGGGTGCCCTCCCCCGCGTGATTCCTACAACCGGTCAGGCCGAAGAGTGCCCAGGGGTGGAGGCCGCCTAGGAAGTCGCTCGGAGAGAGGGGGAGGCCGGAGCAGATACTGA